The Gigantopelta aegis isolate Gae_Host chromosome 3, Gae_host_genome, whole genome shotgun sequence genome segment CACAGTTGACACTAAATACAAGGAGGTTTACATCTAGTCAAGTCAGTAAGAGTTTGTGATGTTTTCTAAATAGTCACAGTTGACACTAAATACAAGGAGGTTTACATCTAGTCAAGTCAGTAAGAGTTTGTGATGTTTTCTAAATAGTCATCAGTTGACACTAAATACAAGGAGGTTTACATCTAGTCAAGTCAGTCAGTAGAGTTTGTGATGTTTTCTAAATAGTCACAGTTGACACTAAATACAAGGAGGTTTACATCTAGTCAAGTCAGTAAGAGTTTGTGATGTTTCTAAATAGTCACAGTTGACACTAAATACAAGGAGGTTTACATCTAGTCAAGTCAGTAAGAGTTTGTGATGTTTTCTAAATAAATAGACACTAAATACAAGGAGGTTGACACTAAAGTCAAAGAGTTTGTGATGTTTTCTAAATAGTCATTGACTAAATACAAGGAGGTTTACATCTAGTCAAGTCAGTAAGAGTTTGTGATGTTTTCTAAATAGTCATGTTTTCTAAATAGTTGACACTAAATACAAGGAGGTTTACATCTAGTCAAGTCAGTAAGAGTTTGTGATGTTTTCTAAATAGTCACAGTTGACACTAAATACAAGGAGGTTTACATCTAGTCAAGTCAGTAAGAGTTTGTGATGTTTTCTAAATAGTCACAGTTGACACTAAATACAAGGAGGTTTACATCTAGTCAAGTCAGTAAGAGTTTGTGATGTTTTCTAAATAGTCACAGTTGACACTAAATACAAGGAGGTTTACATCTAGTCAAGTCAGTAAGAGTTTGTGATGTTTTCTAAATAGTCACAGTTGACACTAAATACAAGGAGGTTTACATCTAGTCAAGTCAGTAAGAGTTTGTGATGTTTTCTAAATAGTCACAGTTGACACTAAATACAAGGAGGTTTACATCTAGTCAAGTCAGTAAGAGTTTGTGATGTTTTCTAACTAGTCACAGTTGACACTAAATACAAGGAGGTTTACATCTCATCAAGTCAGTAAGAGTTTCTGATGTTTTCTAGATAGTCAGTTGACACTAAATACAAAGAGGTTTACATCTAGTCAAGTCAGTAAGAGTTTGTGATGTTTTCTAAATAGTCACAGTTGACACTAAATACAAGGAGGTTTACATCTCATCAAGTCAGTAAGAGTTTCTGATGTTTTCTAAATAGTCAGAGTTTGTGACACTAAATACAAGGAGGTTTACATCTAGTCAAGTCAGTAAGAGTTTGTGATGTTTTCTAAATAGTCATAGTTGACACTAAATACAAGGAGGTTTACATCTAGTCAAGTCAGTAAGAGTTTGTGATGTTTTCTAAATAGTCATAGTTGACACTAAATACAAGGAGGTTTACATCTAGTCAAGTCAGTAAGAGTTTGTGATGTTTTCTAAATAGTCATAGTTGACACTAAATACAAGGAGGTTTACATCTAGTCAAGTCAGTAAGAGTTTGTGATGTTTTCTAAATAGTCATAGTTGACACTAAATACAAGGAGGTTTACATCTCATCAAGTCAGTAGAGTTTGTGATGTTTTCTAAATAGTCAGTTGACACTAAATACAAGGAGACACACATCTAGTCAAGTCAGTAAGTGTTTGTGATATTTTCTAAATAGTCAGTTGACACTAAATACAAAGAGGTTTACATCTAGTCAAGTCAGTAAGAGTTTGTGATGATTTCTAAATAGTCACAGTTGACACTAAATACAAGGAGGTTTACAAGTCAAGTCAGTAAGAGTTTGTGATGTTTTCTAAATAGTCACAGTTGACACTAAATACAAGGAGGTTTACATCTAGTCAAGTCAGTAAGAGTTTGTGATGTTTTCTAAATAGTCACAGTTGACACTAAATACAAGGAGGTTTACATCTAGTCAAGTCAGTAAGAGTTTGTGATGTTTTCTAAATAGTCACAGTTGACACTAAATACAAGGAGGTTTACATCTAGTCAAGTCAGTAAGAGTTTGTGATGTTTTCTAAATAGTCACAGTTGACACTAAATACAAGGAGGTTTACATCTAGTCAAGTCAGTAAGAGTTTGTGATGTTTTCTAAATAGTCAGTTGACACTAAATACAAAGAGGTTTACATCTAGTCAAGTCAGTAAGAGTTTGTGATGTTTTCTAAATAGTCACAGTTGACACTAAATACAAGGAGGTTTACATCTAGTCAAGTCAGTAAGAGTTTGTGATGTTTTCTAAATAGTCACAGTTGACACTAAATACAAGGAGGTTTACATCTAGTCAAGTCAGTAAGAGTTTGTGATGTTTTCTAAATAGTCAGTTGACACTAAATACAAAGAGGTTTACATCTAGTCAAGTCAGTAAGAGTTTGTGATGTTTTCTAAATAGTCACAGTTGACACTAAATACAAGGAGGTTTACATCTAGTCAAGTCAGTAAGAGTTTGTGATGTTTTCTAAATAGTCAGTTGACACTAAATACAAAGAGGTTTACATCTAGTCAAGTCAGTAAGAGTTTGTGATGTTTTCTAAATAGTCACAGTTGACACTAAATACAAGGAGGTTTACATCTAGTCAAGTCAGTAAGAGTTTGTGATGTTTTCTAAATAGTCACAGTTGACACTAAATACAAGGAGGTTTACATCTAGTCAAGTCAGTAAGAGTTTGTGATGTTTTCTAAATAGTCACAGTTGACACTAAATACAAGGAGGTTTACATCTAGTCAAGTCAGTAAGAGTTTGTgatgtttttttctaaatagTCACAGTTGACACTAAATACAAGGAGGTTTACATCTAGTCAAGTCAGTAAGAGTTTGTGATGTTTTCTAAATAGTCACAGTTGACACTAAATACAAGGAGGTTTACATCTAGTCAAGTCAGTAAGAGTTTGTGATGTTTTCTAAATAGTCACAGTTGACACTAAATACAAGGAGGTTTACATCTAGTCAAGTCAGTAAGAGTTTGTGATGTTTTCTAAATAGTCACAGTTGACACTAAATACAAGGAGGTTTACATCTAGTCAAGTCAGTAAGAGTTTGTGATGTTTTCTAAATAGTCACAGTTGACACTAAATACAAGGAGGTTTACATCTAGTCAAGTCAGTAAGAGTTTGTGATGTTTTCTAAATAGTCACAGTTGACACTAAATACAAGGAGGTTTACATCTAGTCAAGTCAGTAAGAGTTTGTGATGTTTTCTAAATAGTCATAGTTGACACTAAATACAAGGAGGTTTACATCTAGTCAAGTCAGTAAGAGTTTGTGATGTTTTCTAAATAGTCATAGTTGACACTAAATACAAGGAGGTTTACATCTAGTCAAGTCAGTAAGAGTTTGTGATGTTTTCTAAATAGTCACAGTTGACACTAAATACAAGGAGGTTTACATCTCATCAAGTCAGTAAGAGTTTGTGATGTTTTCTAAATAGTCAGTTGANNNNNNNNNNNNNNNNNNNNNNNNNNNNNNNNNNNNNNNNNNNNNNNNNNNNNNNNNNNNNNNNNNNNNNNNNNNNNNNNNNNNNNNNNNNNNNNNNNNNNNNNNNNNNNNNNNNNNNNNNNNNNNNNNNNNNNNNNNNNNNNNNNNNNNNNNNNNNNNNNNNNNNNNNNNNNNNNNNNNNNNNNNNNNNNNNNNNNNNNCTAAATAGTCACATTTGACACTAAATACATGATGGTTTACATCTAGTCAAGTCAGTAAGAGTTTGTGATGTTTTCTAAATAGTCACAGTTGACACTAAATACATGGAGGTTTACATCTAGTCAAGTCAGTAAGAGTTTGTGATGTTTTCTAAATAGTCACAGTTGACACTAAATACATGGAGGTTTACATCTAGTCAAGTCAGTAAGAGTTTGTGATGTTTTCTAGATAGTCAGTTGACACTAAATACAAGGAGGTTTACATCTAGTCAAGTCAGTAAGAGTTTGTGATGTTTTCTAAATAGTTAGGCACTGTTGTACTTACTGCACTTTTCTGTGATGAGTACGAAGAATCACGTTTTTTAAACGGCCAGGCACTGTTGTTGACATCTGCGTCTTCAAGAAATCCAAATATGTCATCATTGTCAACTCCATCCATGTTTGCCTCATGACTATTAATGAGATCGGGCGTCCCACTCAGTAAGTCATCTGCGAGTATATCGGGTACCTGCTGACCAGAAGAGGATTTCCGTTTGTCTGCTCCATCACCAAACAGCATGTCGTCACAGAACGGGTCATCGGTCATCCCTTTATCAACGACCGTCCACGAGGAGTCAATCTTCACCACAAATATTATAAACTCAACATTGAAAAACACACAAGTCACATAAATTTAtcaataaaaaactaaattatgaCAATTTCCATTAGGCATTATTCTCTATAGAATTTCCACAATGATTGGCAGTCAAGGGATGGGATAGGTTGGAGTGGGGtgtggatgggggtggggtgggactGGGTATTAGGATTGGGATtgttaaatggtttatttaacaacacactcaacatattttatttacgatgggctactcttttcgattcaggtcaggttaggtcagaatttaatgtgcacattcagaacaagctgttgtagtatGGGATGGGGATGGTGATGAGGATGGGGATGGGATGGGGATAGGGATGGGATGGGGATAGGGATGGGATGAGATGGTGAAATGAAACTGCAGcatgaaatgaaaattatattgGCTATCTGGTTACCCTGCATTACCAGTCACTTGTTTCACTGATTACCACTGTAACACTAGCACATACACTGGCTGTTTTTAGAAGGAACCAGGACTGACCCAGACAGACGCTAAATGTCAATTTATACACATTACCTATTTGGTATAGAGGGCGAGTATAATTGATAGAGATATCACTTTTCTTAGTCTTTCAATTTCTACACATTGGCTAACACGGTACAACATATCCAAAAAGccttcatgtatgtatgtgatcctattattttaataaaaaatatatctgtatttcaCAAACCTCTTGTTCCAGTTTGTCCCAAGACTGAATCTTGCTTGGTTTGTCTGCAGGCACTTGTTCCGTTATTTCACCTCCAAGTAGATTGTCTGTGGGAACTGTTTCTAAGAACTGATTGTCTGTAGGGTATTTTCCCAGGGAACGATTGTCTGAAGGTGCCGTTTCCGGGGACAGATTGCTGGGGTCAGACTCTCCAATATCAATCAGGAGGTCAGGGTGACCAGACGATCTTTCATTCACAGGTACAAGCTGAAAGTACACCAGTTAATATACTGTCACAAAGTACACCAGTTAATACAGTGTCACAAAGTACACCAGTTAAAACACTGTCACAAAGTACACCAGTTAATAGTGTCACAAAGTACACCAGTTAACAGTGTCACAAAGTACACCAGCAAATACAGTCACAAAGTACACCAGTTATTACATTGTCACAAAGTACACCAGTTAATACGATGTCACAGTGTACACCAGTTCATACACCATCACAAAGTGCACCAGTCAATATACTGTCACAAAGTACACCAGTTAATACACTGTCACAAAGTACAACAGTTAATACACTGTCACAAAGTACAACAGTTAATATACTGTCACAAAGTACACCAGTTAATACACCCACAAAGTACACTAGTCAATACACTGTCACAAAGTACACCAGTTAATATGCTGTCACAATGCACACCAGTTAATACACTGTCACAAAGTACACCAGTTAATACACTGTCACAATGTACACCAGTTAATACACTGTCACAATGTGTACCAGTTAATACACTGTCACAATGTACACCAATTAATACACTCACAAAGTACACCACTTAATACACTGCCTCAAAGTACACCAGTTAACACACTGTCACAATGTACACCAGTTAATACACTGTCACAATGTACACCAATTAATACACGGTCACAATGTACACCAGTCGATATATTGTCACAATGTAAACTAGTGAATACTGTCACAAAGTACACCACTTAATAGTCACATAGTACATTGTTAGTTAATACACTGTCACAAAGTACACCAGTTAATACTGTCACAAAATACATTGTCAGTTAATACAGTCACAAAGTACTCCAGTCAATACACTGTCACAAAATACACCAGTTAAAATACTGTCACAAAGTACACCAATTAATACACTGTCACAATGTGCACCAGTTAATACACTCACAAAGTACACCAGTTAATATACCGTCACAAAGTACACCAGTTAATACACCATCACAAAGTACACCAGTCAATATTCTGTCACAAAGTACACCAGTTAATACACTGTCACAAAGTACACCAGTTAATAGTCACAAAGTACACCAGTTAATAGTCATAAAATACACCAGTTAATACACTGTCACAACGTACACCAGTTAGTAAACTGTTACAAAGTACCAGTTAATACTGTCATAAAATACACCAGTTAATACACTGTCACAATGTACACCAGTTAATACACTGTCACAATGTGCACCAGTTAATACACTCACAAAGTACACCAGTTAATATACTGTCACAAAGTACACCAGTTAATACAATGTCACAAAGTACACCAGTTAATACACTGCCACAAAGTACACCAGTTAATACACTCACAAAGTACACCAATTAATACTGTCACAAAGTACACCAGTTAATACACTGTCACAAAGTACACCAGTTAATATACTGTCACAAAGTACACCAGTTAATACACCCACAAAGTACACTAGTTAATACACTGTCATAAAGTACACCAGTTAATATGCTGTCACAGTGTACACCAGTTAATACAGTCACAAGGTACACCAGTCATCACACTGTCACAATGTACACCAGTTAATACACCCACAAAGTACACTAGTTAATACACTGTCATAAAGTATACCAGTTAATACACTGTCACAATGTGCACCAGTTAATACACTCACAAAGTACACCAGTTAATATACTGCCACAAAGTACACCAGTTAATACACTGTCACAAAGTACACCAGTTAATACACTGCCACAAAGTACACCAGTTAATACACTCACAAAGTACACCAATTAATACTGTCACAAAGTACACCAGTTAATACACTGTCACAAAGTACACCAGTTAATATACTGTCACAAAGTACACCAGTTAATACACCCACAAAGTACACTAGTTAATACACTGTCATAAAGTACACCAGTTAATATGCTGTCACAGTGTACACCAGTTAATACACTGTCACAAGGTACACCAGTCATCACACTGTCACAATGTACACCAGTTAATACACCCACAAAGTACACTAGTTAATACACTGTCATAAAGTATACCAGTTAATATGCTGTCACAATGTACACCAGTTAATAAACTGTCA includes the following:
- the LOC121366339 gene encoding uncharacterized protein LOC121366339; translated protein: MDSADDSVTRHDVDTAMDSADDSLTGQTAHTSLLDDDHFDLFAAVGTTTDSTDLGGADDTAAVHTNNGGITNPLDDLFDFCSLPSLPLQLVPVNERSSGHPDLLIDIGESDPSNLSPETAPSDNRSLGKYPTDNQFLETVPTDNLLGGEITEQVPADKPSKIQSWDKLEQEIDSSWTVVDKGMTDDPFCDDMLFGDGADKRKSSSGQQVPDILADDLLSGTPDLINSHEANMDGVDNDDIFGFLEDADVNNSAWPFKKRDSSYSSQKSAVSTTVPNYLENITNSY